Proteins encoded together in one Pongo pygmaeus isolate AG05252 chromosome Y, NHGRI_mPonPyg2-v2.0_pri, whole genome shotgun sequence window:
- the LOC129025819 gene encoding testis-specific Y-encoded protein 3-like, translated as MEAVQEGAAGVESEQVALGEEAVLVLDDIMAEVEVVAQEEGLVEPQEEAQRAQPGPGPMTPESALEELLAVQVELGPVNAQARKAFSRQREKMERRRKAHLDCRGAVIQSVPGFWANVIANHPQMSALITDQDEDMLSYMINLEVEEVKHPVHLCRIMLFFRSNPYFQNKVITKEYLVNITEYRASHSTPIQWYPDYEVEAYRRRHHNSSLNFFNWFSDHNFAGSNRIAEILCKDLWRNPLPYYKRMKPPEEGTEISGDSQMLS; from the exons ATGGAGGCTGTACAGGAGGGGGCGGCCGGGGTGGAGAGTGAGCAGGTGGCTTTGGGGGAGGAGGCGGTGCTGGTGTTGGATGACATAAtggcggaggtggaggtggtggcccAGGAGGAGGGCCTCGTGGAGCCGCAGGAGGAGGCCCAGcgggcacagcctggccctgggcccaTGACCCCAGAGTCTGCACTGGAGGAGCTGCTGGCCGTTCAGGTGGAGCTGGGGCCGGTTAATGCCCAAGCCAGGAAGGCCTTTTCTCGGCAGAGGGAAAAGATGGAGCGGAGGCGCAAGGCCCACCTAGACTGCAGAGGCGCGGTCATCCAGAGCGTCCCTGGCTTCTGGGCCAATGTT ATTGCAAACCACCCCCAGATGTCAGCCCTGATCACTGACCAAGATGAAGACATGCTGAGCTACATGATCAACTTGGAG GTGGAAGAAGTGAAGCATCCCGTTCATCTCTGCAGGATCATGTTGTTCTTTCGGAGTAACCCCTACTTCCAGAATAAAGTGATTACCAAGGAATATCTGGTGAACATCACAG aataCAGggcttctcattccactccaattcagtgGTATCCAGATTATGAAGTTGAGGCCTATCGCCGCAGACACCACAACAGCAGCCTTAACTTCTTCAACTGGTTTTCTGACCACAACTTCGCAGGATCTAATAGGATTGCTGAG ATCCTATGTAAGGACCTGTGGCGCAATCCCCTGCCGTACTACAAGAGGATGAAGCCACCTGAAGAGGGAACAGAGATTTCAG GGGACTCCCAGATGTTGAGTTGA